The sequence ATCTTAAACGTTCTAGAGAATGACGGAAATTTGTCACCAATCGAACAGAATACCATCATGGATGAAGAATTATATACGATCCTTACTACACTAAGAGAGGATATTCAAGGCGTCTATTTCTACAGGAATGACGGTACCACCTTTTCCAAATCACGTTACAGAGTTACCATTGACTCTAATAAAGACTATTTAAATAGTGACTGGTACCACCATATTATGAAACTAAGAAAGTCAGAATTTTTCATTAATGAATTAAATAGAGATGGCGTCAATAACAGGCCTTCCCGGGCATTTTCCGTTGCAAAAGGGATCAATCTATTTGATGAGCCAAGTATGGCAGCTATGGTCATTGACATTAATTTCAGCGGACTCGAAAGTTTAGTTAATACCGTCGATATCGGTCAAAAATCCAATATCCTAATCGTTGACGAAAATAATAACCTAATTATGAGCAAGAATCAACAATATCTGCAGGCAATGGATGAGATCAACTTTCATAATCCTTCCGTACAGCAACTGGAATTAGATAATGACTCGATGATATCCGCTTATTCAACGTCTGATATCTCAGGCTGGAAGATCATTGCTGTCGTTTCCAAACAAGAAATATTCTCTGAATTAAATACAATCCAACGACTGATTTTAATTATCTCCATAGTAACGATCATACTCATTACCGGTGCTTGTATCTTTGTGTCCCACCGCATTACACAGCCATTGTCTCATTTAAAGAGGCTCATGAAGGAAGTAAAAAAAGGCAATTATAGTATCGCCATGACAGACATACGGAATGACGAGATTGGTGATGTAGCAAGTACTTTTAATGATATGCAATCCCATATGGACGAGTTAATTAACCAAGTATTAGAGGGCAGATATAAACAGAAAGAAGCAGAGTTAAACAACCTCAAATACCAAATCCGCC is a genomic window of Gracilibacillus salinarum containing:
- a CDS encoding sensor histidine kinase, yielding MIQKKRYTIKKKMILTFIPLTIIALLIISASAFVLYSKSLQNSYERLVNETLKQVNLHLDTYLNDIIHLTESPYYNDSILNVLENDGNLSPIEQNTIMDEELYTILTTLREDIQGVYFYRNDGTTFSKSRYRVTIDSNKDYLNSDWYHHIMKLRKSEFFINELNRDGVNNRPSRAFSVAKGINLFDEPSMAAMVIDINFSGLESLVNTVDIGQKSNILIVDENNNLIMSKNQQYLQAMDEINFHNPSVQQLELDNDSMISAYSTSDISGWKIIAVVSKQEIFSELNTIQRLILIISIVTIILITGACIFVSHRITQPLSHLKRLMKEVKKGNYSIAMTDIRNDEIGDVASTFNDMQSHMDELINQVLEGRYKQKEAELNNLKYQIRPHFLYNTLESIRALAEIKGNLEIVDMSSSLGAFLRYSIKQGHDFVFLKDEFNQVNNYINIQQRRFGNLDIRYNLEPFILNSRTIPLILQPLVENAIQHGLEEKLYDRIITIEGTFRNHDLIIKVIDNGKGMEASLVKQINDALAENNYNHKQLGIGLNNVDSRIKMTYGNQYGLRIESEWHKGTTMIVTIPYMP